From the Theileria equi strain WA chromosome 4 map unlocalized gcontig_1105316255041, whole genome shotgun sequence genome, one window contains:
- a CDS encoding conserved hypothetical protein (encoded by transcript BEWA_046120A), which yields MKVFGMVGLYVLCTWNVLQVAGSDDHDSISESIFHYDEYDLYPHQHVTLWCLHNIYGYDTIPVPLDKGGYYVKNSLLESDEKNLKQEREVKSIKDAVPEIQVTQFDEVNYNLHYTSPIKGSEIVRLHFDCIAITEDRGPIVFSKIQVNVMPRLEHIIGKTEHLVLDALHLPEDKVVSYYRPARPGIETITECKNSDLILNDGQSILNEEPKAKTYINPLTKVEYQDITDHVSKHRVTNRMHKIDLKNENVVNENLDVKIHCRNNPNCNLRYSSPLSSDTPGLNINQEFGKKTNRLGESVDLVQIDTRTNSRVLVDVPTNKNIIYPNDCLNEVYLGNKVVKISDIVKDTRLVRMTSSVKILDLSTSSSYKTVTVSCYTKVPQDDGHKTTWMDITVSPLCNFYDPESLDSDKKTCTLFSSGTVQSLVARPLEHFGYDKTLEFDEKFFERVDDPNGSCKDCYYKPIDTEDGDMSVSVSIAEEKQEFTIKDGAINFNPVYMLRNEDAKRGEGILDPSQMIRMYLHNKETEIDKDGTVIVKDKVDDSGESIFYMVQADGRNSIKISCKEFFQYYRPHLPTLFPNGKNTVYKNVSDGFMDPRTIETVQFGEEFAARGISILKKPETDVDLEIIFDEDKMIQSDHVKPLYFICGRDVTSEEWEKSRNAYAVIAVDPGYRPQRLSGCSVKKGVFVDEDGRDSGRECSYTIDDTNSVGFHCPSYVPEHFLEGDQRMYKAEGDKAAENPYQLLIRCYDRSITSQRTFKPKTDLELFPKPTFAGELRSLWIFNKDTFAEKDVKEIVCTCYDKNGKGLSSIHIKNESSSAEKETQIPSTL from the coding sequence CCTGGAACGTGCTTCAAGTAGCAGGTTCTGATGACCATGATTCAATCTCAGAAAGCATCTTCCACTACGACGAATATGATTTATACCCGCACCAACACGTGACTCTCTGGTGTCTACATAACATTTATGGATATGATACAATTCCAGTTCCACTGGACAAGGGAGGGTACTATGTGAAAAACAGCCTTTTAGAGTCAGATGAAAAGAACCTCAAACAGGAGAGAGAAGTAAAGAGCATCAAGGATGCAGTCCCAGAGATTCAAGTAACTCAATTTGATGAAGTGAATTACAATCTCCACTACACTAGTCCGATAAAAGGGAGTGAGATAGTGAGACTACACTTTGATTGTATTGCTATAACTGAGGATAGGGGACCCATAGTCTTCTCCAAGATCCAGGTGAATGTGATGCCTAGACTGGAACATATTATTGGTAAAACGGAGCACCTCGTCCTTGACGCTCTGCACCTACCAGAGGATAAAGTTGTATCATACTATAGACCTGCCAGACCAGGAATTGAGACAATCACAGAGTGTAAGAACTCCGATCTTATTCTTAACGATGGACAAAGTATCTTGAATGAAGAACCAAAAGCTAAGACTTACATTAATCCCCTTACTAAAGTGGAATATCAGGACATCACTGACCATGTATCTAAGCATCGAGTTACGAACAGAATGCACAAGATCgatttgaaaaatgaaaatgtagtaaatgAGAATTTAGATGTAAAAATACACTGTAGAAACAATCCAAATTGTAACTTGAGGTACAGTTCACCTCTTTCATCAGACACCCCTGGACTTAACATAAACCAGGAATTTGGCAAAAAGACAAACCGCCTTGGAGAATCTGTGGATCTAGTCCAAATTGACACTAGGACCAATTCAAGAGTACTGGTAGACGTACCAACAAACAAGAATATCATATACCCAAACGACTGCCTCAATGAGGTTTACCTGGGAAACAAAGTTGTGAAGATTAGCGATATTGTAAAGGACACACGACTGGTAAGGATGACCAGCTCAGTGAAAATTTTAGACCTATCAACATCGTCGTCATACAAAACAGTTACAGTCTCGTGCTATACCAAGGTTCCTCAGGATGACGGTCATAAAACTACCTGGATGGATATTACAGTCTCTCCCCTATGCAACTTTTATGACCCCGAGTCTCTGGATTCCGACAAGAAGACATGCACTCTCTTTTCTTCGGGCACTGTACAGTCGTTGGTGGCTAGACCACTTGAGCATTTTGGATATGATAAGACTTTAGAATTTGACGAAAAATTCTTTGAGAGGGTTGATGACCCCAATGGGAGTTGCAAGGACTGCTACTACAAGCCTATTGATACTGAGGACGGGGACATGTCAGTCTCTGTAAGTATAGCTGAAGAAAAACAGGAATTCACTATAAAAGACGGCGCCATAAACTTTAACCCAGTTTACATGCTGAGGAATGAAGATGCCAAAAGGGGTGAGGGGATACTGGACCCATCTCAGATGATAAGGATGTACCTTCACAACAAGGAAACTGAGATTGACAAGGACGGTACGGTTATTGTGAAAGACAAGGTCGACGACAGTGGAGAGTCTATATTTTACATGGTACAAGCCGATGGCAGAAATAGTATCAAGATTTCGTGCAAGGAATTTTTTCAATACTATAGACCACATCTACCGACCCTGTTCCCAAATGGGAAGAATACTGTCTACAAGAATGTGAGTGACGGATTTATGGATCCCAGGACCATTGAGACTGTGCAATTTGGAGAGGAGTTTGCGGCTAGGGGAATCAGTATACTCAAGAAACCAGAGACTGATGTGGACCTAGAGATaatatttgatgaagataaGATGATACAGAGTGACCATGTTAAACCGCTCTACTTTATCTGCGGTCGTGATGTGACAAGTGAAGAATGGGAGAAGAGCAGAAACGCATACGCAGTCATAGCAGTAGACCCGGGGTATAGACCTCAGAGGCTGAGTGGTTGTAGCGTAAAGAAGGGAGTATTTGtagatgaagatggtaGGGATTCCGGAAGAGAATGTAGTTACACTATTGACGATACAAACAGTGTAGGATTCCACTGTCCAAGCTACGTCCCAGAGCACTTCTTGGAGGGAGACCAGAGAATGTATAAAGCAGAGGGTGACAAGGCAGCCGAGAACCCATACCAACTCTTGATTAGATGCTATGACAGGTCCATTACTTCCCAGAGAACCTTCAAACCAAAGACAGATCTGGAACTCTTTCCAAAGCCAACGTTTGCCGGAGAGCTGAGATCCCTGTGGATCTTTAACAAGGACACCTTTGCAGAAAAGGACGTCAAAGAGATAGTTTGCACTTGTTACgacaagaatggaaagggtctttcttccatccacataaagaatgagagCAGTTCAGCAGAAAAGGAAACCCAGATTCCATCAACTCTCTAA
- a CDS encoding hypothetical protein (encoded by transcript BEWA_046130A), which yields MRLSSLLYTILFIKLVRSEKKVTFDILKPDSNKTKVNVSKYSGLESKRYTPKDGFRINKVKYGDKQLWKSRWIPKDGCKSIEVYSNEETKLLALYVVKDGNTKINCFEDVGGMWNSLPFTTFNNKFNEAKKKGSEATSAASTEDNAQTADHTSPEPKKSSTETAKESSQKVGTHSAEQVNTTISLDLFKPNASEITKIESAHRGTITKTYTPKEGHHISSVVYNKSTLWKPAEGANEKCELAKSYSSSGEILYLDIKDNNGNAKPKYYKKNGAVWSGIPEHPRKDNRTNSENGSTGKSEILEEDEEPPAPSRPLTNCALNLSKPDEDEIVVNENKNYGGGVTQKDFSPKEGFKIDYILNNGIPVIKLSEGEEFRSIRLYSKGSSYLLMITINKGQTPEHQYYEKIAGDWYKLKDKSEFNKKLTSMKGS from the exons ATGAGATTATCCTCACTGCTTTATAcaatcttatttataaagcTAGTGAGGTCTGAAAAGAAGGTTAcctttgacattttaaaacCAGACTCAAATAAAACGAAAGTTAATGTTAGTAAATACTCTGGACTAGAGAGCAAGAGGTACACCCCAAAGGATGGATTTCGTATAAACAAGGTCAAGTATGGAGATAAACAGTTATGGAAGTCCCGATGGATCCCCAAGGATGGTTGTAAGAGCATAGAAGTCTATTCCAATGAAGAGACAAAACTCTTGGCTTTATATGTCGTAAAAGACGGAAATACGAAGATCAACTGTTTTGAGGATGTGGGTGGAATGTGGAACAGCCTACCTTTTACGACATTTAACAATAAGTTTAATGaggcaaagaagaaagGCTCTGAAGCTACTTCTGCCGCTTCTACTGAAGATAATGCTCAAACTGCTGATCATACTTCTCCTGAACCTAAGAAATCATCTACAGAAACAGCCAAAGAATCTTCACAGAAAGTAGGTACTCATTCAGCTGAGCAGGTTAATACTACTATTTCTCTAGATCTTTTTAAACCTAACGCATCTGAAATCACAAAAATTGAGTCTGCTCATCGTGGAACAATAACAAAGAcatatactccaaaggaaggtCATCATATATCCTCAGTTGTTTACAATAAAAGTACTCTTTGGAAACCAGCTGAAGGAGCTAATGAGAAGTGCGAACTTGCAAAGTCTTACTCATCTAGTGGAGAAATCCTCTATTTAGATATCAAAGATAACAATGGAAACGCTAAGCCAAAGTACTATAAGAAAAATGGAGCAGTATGGAGTGGCATTCCTGAACAT CCCCGTAAAGATAACAGGACAAACTCTGAAAATGGTTCCACCGGTAAATCTGAAATTTtagaggaagatgaagaacctCCGGCTCCATCTAGACCTCTTACAAATTGCGCTTTAAATCTTTCCAAACCTGACGAGGACGAAATAGTTGTGAATGAAAATAAGAATTATGGAGGTGGAGTAACACAAAAGGActtttctccaaaggaaggtTTCAAGATAGACTACATTCTTAATAATGGGATACCAGTTATTAAGCTTTCAGAGGGAGAGGAATTTAGATCTATACGTTTGTATTCCAAGGGGAGTTCCTATCTACTCATGATTACCATAAATAAGGGTCAAACTCCTGAGCACCAATATTATGAGAAGATAGCTGGAGACTGGTATAAGCtcaaggataaaagtgAGTTTAATAAGAAACTAACTAGTATGAAAGGTTCTTGA
- a CDS encoding conserved hypothetical protein (encoded by transcript BEWA_046180A): protein MDKTALCYGHRGVGCSIAHTLSEYPENTLTSIGRAVEYGSHGVEFDVYLTDLDDIVLCHGGEPDGRINYNYLRLVDGKTEVIPDEVTCQNLTIPPEELVVKMPWIKGRNADEVKRTFPGLTKEQRERITADYVSDNTPWRMEDGSLEHMPKLEHVLDRYGEKLKYNIELKGTKPELGLKVLKILERYPNLDVMISSFTWVPPELSPDSPHHESELEHWPNGRMKADILRPLVDKLPANVSLGVLFNYEKTALCSVPRIIEIAKSYKAKFVNVVHDFWIEGEGLLGGDPETGKDALKHLVERLHREDISVLTYWCQSPDLEEDYRLHIEAGVDIICPNDIKVAMKLVNQHVRV from the coding sequence ATGGACAAGACAGCGCTTTGTTACGGCCACCGAGGCGTTGGCTGTAGCATAGCCCATACTCTCTCAGAGTACCCTGAAAACACTCTGACGTCCATTGGCAGGGCGGTCGAGTATGGGTCACACGGGGTCGAGTTTGACGTCTATCTGACCGACTTGGACGACATTGTCCTGTGCCATGGAGGGGAACCGGACGGTAGGATAAACTACAACTATTTGCGGCTGGTAGACGGGAAGACGGAGGTCATTCCTGACGAGGTAACCTGCCAGAACCTCACCATTCCTCCCGAGGAGCTCGTGGTCAAAATGCCGTGGATTAAAGGTCGCAATGCTGATGAAGTAAAGAGGACGTTTCCTGGGCTAACAAAGGAACAGAGGGAGAGGATAACTGCGGACTATGTGAGCGACAACACCCCgtggagaatggaggatgggAGTCTGGAACACATGCCAAAACTTGAGCATGTACTCGATAGGTATGGAGAAAAACTCAAATACAACATTGAGCTCAAGGGAACAAAGCCAGAGCTGGGTCTAAAGGTCCTGAAAATACTCGAGAGATATCCCAACCTCGACGTTATGATCTCGTCCTTCACATGGGTTCCACCAGAACTCAGCCCAGACTCTCCACACCACGAGAGTGAGCTCGAACACTGGCCaaatggaaggatgaaggCGGATATTCTGAGACCACTTGTCGACAAACTCCCCGCAAATGTCTCTCTGGGTGTCCTCTTCAATTATGAAAAAACGGCGCTCTGCAGCGTACCACGAATCATCGAAATCGCCAAGAGCTACAAGGCAAAGTTTGTAAACGTGGTACATGACTTTTGGATCGAAGGAGAGGGACTCCTCGGAGGAGACCCAGAGACCGGGAAGGACGCCCTCAAACACCTCGTAGAAAGACTCCACAGGGAAGACATTTCAGTACTCACCTACTGGTGTCAGTCTCCAGATCTAGAAGAGGACTATAGGCTACACATTGAGGCTGGAGTAGACATCATCTGCCCCAATGACATTAAAGTTGCAATGAAACTTGTCAATCAACATGTTAGGGTGTGA
- a CDS encoding hypothetical protein (encoded by transcript BEWA_046140A), whose product MNVITILYILSLVNFCRCGDDEGRSLPVSKPESTSQCASANRPPSSSGDSDEDEDSAPIILDLTNPNHDRVEVEKRQYTRLSHQQITPKQGFHIACVVNDDTTIWQSENDTRCIIVHFYSCKTCIISLWLKVKNETRIERLENVNGEWKNITLEQFSEKVGEINETGAFPESPGGPLQASPSLYGPIGVTNPYQRTGGQSKDAASAGSSDASDFILDISNPNRSLVTMRRVTSPTGVTSSVLIKIRGQNIIFVVEGDSPIWTARAGDDFRSCFIYEKEGHSPIMRIHPGRIPNKCFVKVGGRWMDIVNDDYETRFYKMDKGLPGDLQEGEAALSSSGSPNCFCAEQAEPVGASCSKESPGNVEGDDKQTTISPFGASTPGHTLDIANPDESLVSFFEYCYDRIHRRMIIPRRKYPVTRILNGQETVWEGDESHKCAQCIVYLKNGQPDIALVVKISPSGTRDEYYERINGEWFDCGGIHAEKIRAMRTIVEPKGDIVMRLEDKEDGEEKKVFSLELFGVPFSSHVPNPGYSVVEVKDGEETLWKASGDERCVFCELYHNELSFPLLLISVNDKNSKYFENICGMWMALPEEDFQSKILEMSLSRKLCTEWSAVPPKDED is encoded by the exons ATGAATGTCATAACCATACTATACATACTCTCATTAGTAAACTTTTGTCGTTGCGGAGATGATGAGGGACGCTCTTTGCCAGTCTCAAAGCCAGAGTCTACATCGCAATGTGCAAGTGCCAACCGACcaccttcatcttcaggagactctgatgaagatgaagacTCTGCTCCCATAATTCTCGACTTGACAAACCCAAACCATGATAGGGTCGAGGTAGAGAAGCGCCAGTACACCAGATTAAGCCACCAACAAATAACACCAAAGCAAGGCTTCCATATCGCCTGTGTAGTCAACGATGATACCACTATATGGCAATCAGAAAATGATACAAGGTGCATAATCGTCCATTTCTACAGTTGCAAGACTTGTATCATCAGCCTCTGGCTAAAGGTCAAGAACGAGACCAGGATTGAGCGTCTTGAGAATGTGAACGGAGAGTGGAAGAATATCACACTGGAGCAATTTAGTGAAAAGGTCGGTGAGATTAACGAGACTGGTGCATTTCCAGAGTCCCCTGGGGGTCCGTTGCAGGCTTCCCCCAGCCTCTACGGACCTATTGGCGTCACGAACCCTTACCAGAGGACTGGAGGTCAATCAAAAGATGCAGCCTCTGCAGGTTCCTCAGATGCCTCCGATTTcattcttgacatttcaaatCCCAATAGGTCCCTCGTGACCATGAGACGAGTAACCTCACCTACTGGAGTTACAAGCTCTGTGTTAATTAAAATTAGGGGCCAAAACATCATCTTTGTCGTAGAAGGCGACTCTCCCATTTGGACCGCCAGAGCTGGTGACGATTTCAGGTCCTGCTTCATCTACGAAAAGGAGGGACACTCTCCCATCATGAGGATCCATCCCGGCCGTATACCGAACAAATGCTTCGTTAAAGTCGGAGGAAGGTGGATGGACATCGTCAATGACGACTATGAGACGAGGTTTTACAAGATGGACAAGGGCCTTCCAGGAGACCTGCAGGAAGGCGAAGCCGCTCTTTCCAGCAGCGGATCACCCAATTGCTTTTGCGCAG AACAGGCAGAGCCAGTTGGCGCTAGTTGCTCCAAAGAGTCGCCCGGGAATGTGGAAGGTGACGACAAGCAAACCACAATATCACCTTTTGGAGCATCGACTCCGGGACATACTCTGGATATCGCGAATCCAGACGAGTCGCTTGTCAGTTTCTTCGAGTATTGCTACGACAGGATTCACAGGAGAATGATCATTCCGAGGAGGAAATACCCAGTTACTAGGATTCTAAACGGTCAGGAAACTGTCTGGGAAGGCGATGAAAGCCACAAATGCGCGCAGTGCATCGTTTACCTGAAAAACGGTCAACCTGACATTGCTCTCGTGGTAAAAATTTCACCTTCCGGAACCCGTGACGAATACTATGAGCGTATAAATGGAGAGTGGTTTGACTGCGGTGGAATACATGCAGAGAAGATTAGGGCAATGAGGACAATTGTTGAACCAAAGGGCGACATTGTCATGCGATTGGAAGACAAGGAGGATGGCGAAGAGAAAAAGGTCTTTTCGCTTGAACTATTCGGTGTACCATTCAGCTCGCATGTTCCAAATCCTGGCTACTCCGTAGTGGAAGTGAAGGATGGAGAAGAGACGCTCTGGAAAgcctctggagatgaaagATGTGTATTCTGCGAATTGTATCACAATGAGCTGAGCTTCCCACTACTCCTCATTAGCgtaaatgataaaaactcaaagtactttgagaatatTTGCGGGATGTGGATGGCACTACCGGAGGAGGATTTCCAGAGCAAAATTCTCGAGATGAGCCTCTCTAGAAAACTATGCACAGAATGGTCCGCCGTACCTCCCAAAGATGAAGACTAg
- a CDS encoding uncharacterized protein (encoded by transcript BEWA_046160A), with translation MKMLWTFLPLSFLSVYVSVAKDVASSSGLGSHTSLLTLDLANPAEKDFGISVNKSDHVVIKTFAAAGGKGIGNVVFDDEDVWRAEAGAGASAVNFYTRYGKAMLVEVVTGSKRLPKLFFFEHQGFNWIEVSEEVFCGARKDLYNTAMTPRTIDISSLDIAYPVAREERQGSLLYREYTPLEGEYFSDLYDGKTHVWDIRSYPRKLLNLYVYSFNGEAALLHLYFKEGSTEVASNDRRFKYDYLAKIDGAWEPVSSMEFSRKYNLMRDGAKKTVQGDLTVDVLEVGNAAVEVTLSPSEKQPFLTFAPLSETKITKVVEGNTTIWAGNTTSCVSASLLFKEEKPILAKLGIEAGEEEKELYLEKRTFGWYPIAKEAFDAKVEVAGFATLSIVTVALMFAFGMEF, from the coding sequence atgaagatgttgTGGACGTTTTTGCCGTTATCGTTTCTTAGCGTTTATGTGAGTGTTGCTAAGGATGTGGCCAGCTCGAGCGGGTTGGGTTCTCACACATCGCTGCTTACTCTCGACCTCGCCAACCCCGCGGAGAAGGACTTTGGCATTTCTGTCAACAAGAGCGACCATGTAGTCATCAAGACTTTCGCTGCCGCCGGCGGAAAGGGCATCGGAAACGTCGTCTTTGACGATGAGGATGTATGGAGGGCAGAGGCCGGAGCAGGCGCCTCCGCCGTCAACTTTTACACCAGGTACGGCAAGGCCATGCTCGTTGAGGTTGTGACTGGCAGCAAGCGCTTGCCCAAgctcttcttctttgagCACCAGGGCTTCAACTGGATCGAGGTCTCAGAGGAGGTTTTTTGCGGAGCACGCAAGGACCTTTACAACACTGCCATGACCCCAAGGACCATTGACATTTCCTCCCTCGACATAGCCTACCCAGTTGCCCGCGAGGAACGCCAAGGCAGCCTCCTCTACAGAGAGTACACTCCACTCGAGGGTGAGTACTTCTCTGACCTCTACGATGGCAAGACCCACGTCTGGGACATTAGAAGCTACCCAAGGAAGCTTCTCAACCTCTACGTCTACAGCTTCAACGGCGAAGCCGCCTTGTTGCACCTCTACTTCAAGGAAGGCAGCACTGAGGTCGCCTCCAACGATAGGAGATTCAAGTACGACTACTTGGCAAAGATCGATGGCGCATGGGAGCCCGTCTCCTCAATGGAGTTCTCCCGCAAGTACAACCTCATGAGAGATGGCGCCAAAAAGACCGTCCAGGGTGACCTCACCGTAGACGTCTTGGAGGTTGGCAATGCCGCTGTCGAGGTCACTCTCTCACCAAGCGAGAAGCAGCCATTCTTGACCTTTGCCCCTCTCTCCGAGACCAAGATCACCAAGGTCGTTGAAGGAAACACCACCATCTGGGCCGGCAACACTACCTCCTGCGTCTCCGCCTCCCTCTTGTTCAAGGAGGAGAAGCCCATCCTTGCCAAACTCGGCATTGAAGCCggagaagaagaaaaggaactTTACCTCGAAAAGAGAACCTTTGGCTGGTATCCAATTGCCAAGGAAGCATTCGATGCCAAGGTTGAGGTGGCCGGATTCGCCACTCTTTCCATTGTCACTGTTGCTTTAATGTTTGCCTTTGGTATGGAATTTTAA
- a CDS encoding hypothetical protein (encoded by transcript BEWA_046170A), protein MVGITTTDTGNRTKYYKNSDGNKWVEKHDLSTNGELIEKKLDDLNCYSNDAVTVKLTKDAYGTGKLHCCDGHKNHSKVSVEPVSVNHPHSRHHLGSENLTVKKYSILGTTLAAIKHDSSSEDKKNRIKRIKIPGLKASGNDPVDIYTVYSGNSKNPELIYVKGGDPSVDRKWFKKGGNGDENWTKAPELSGIIPENITECANWNSLVGELRDSNSDLQDCSQEKLRKQKLQTQRSEEVAPGTTTLPTAPEVTEIQHLSDPFSLTVATQPYLEAPPAHQPRGNDSSWIEHTVFGCLASWSNGVLLHCG, encoded by the coding sequence ATGGTGGGAATTACCACCACTGACACTGGCAATAGAACTAAGTATTATAAgaatagtgatggtaaTAAGTGGGTTGAAAAACATGATCTCTCAACAAATGGCGAGCTTATTGAAAAGAAACTAGATGACCTCAACTGTTATAGTAATGACGCAGTTACCGTTAAACTCACAAAAGATGCATACGGGACAGGAAAGTTACACTGTTGTGATGGTCATAAAAACCATAGTAAGGTCTCTGTTGAGCCAGTGTCAGTTAATCATCCACATAGCCGCCACCATCTGGGTTCAGAGAATCTTACAGTCAAAAAATACTCAATTTTGGGTACAACACTGGCAGCTATCAAGCATGATTCAAGTAGTGAAGATAAAAAGAATAGAataaagagaataaagattCCTGGTCTCAAAGCTTCTGGAAATGATCCAGTAGACATATACACCGTTTATTCGGGTAATAGTAAGAACCCAGAGTTAATCTACGTCAAAGGTGGAGATCCTAGTGTTGATAGGAAGTGGTTTAAGAAGGGTggtaatggagatgaaaacTGGACGAAAGCTCCTGAACTCAGTGGTATAATACCAGAAAATATTACCGAATGCGCCAACTGgaattctcttgttggtgaACTAAGAGATAGTAATAGTGACTTGCAAGACTGTTCTCAAGAGAAGCTTAGAAAACAAAAACTACAAACACAACGTTCTGAAGAAGTAGCTCCTGGAACTACTACTCTTCCTACTGCTCCTGAAGTTACCGAAATTCAACATCTTTCTGATCCATTTTCTCTTACTGTTGCTACTCAACCTTATCTTGAAGCTCCTCCTGCTCATCAACCTCGTGGTAATGATTCTTCTTGGATTGAACATACTGTCTTTGGATGTCTCGctagttggtctaatggagtactacttCACTGTGGATGA
- a CDS encoding hypothetical protein (encoded by transcript BEWA_046150A) translates to MRVLILLYAFCLVGLGYCGDCVPPKDSYCDTKPATQPEDGSTPSSDLVSKVDASLFDIEETEENGIEVLKLTAKEGTVAKKLECDEEVIWRNYRGSCLSAKIYFDEGKPELATVQYRENGGDRTLFLYRDGKEWDSNEKVYERKMKDLIEKRKHRNPVILDLTDPDMTKMDLCGGNSYGVSFKEYSPNDDFYISAVLYGKEEVWEAFGVERCLGARISTRGDSMLLALEVKDDQQKIPKCFERVDGSWKEIRLRMFNARLRELERGTRLRCKLDLLRPDEDMIQSVIRDNGGLICRKYFPKDCPEIESVVFLKDLLWDASEGDTCTSVTVVANGDVILLDIGLEDAPVEVKGFKKVGDSFRELPTEECFKKAEEIKKLFPNSDPFSEEIQESKPTSSFVSKVDSSIFEVEEVEEDVMTVLKLTEKSAKSTNTLLYDGQVVWKGRYPHDSCSSATLYIKPKGPVGALYRFRRGERLMEGYRKFADGKWTAVSGAEFKQLMEEDRTILSPTKDTGSVIPTTLDIAKPDRRNVEVTEEEGENGVKNKDYDPVNSSEMILAVVEAGTSVWNAKEGERCTFATLIAKGSAALLALGIQTNGVSSTLYFEQKGKEWRDLTEDDYDRKLQEMRNSAPPSATLV, encoded by the coding sequence ATGAGGGTCCTAATACTACTCTATGCATTCTGTCTGGTTGGATTAGGTTATTGCGGCGATTGTGTGCCTCCAAAGGACAGTTATTGTGATACTAAGCCAGCCACTCAACCAGAGGATGGGTCTACTCCCTCATCTGACCTAGTTTCCAAGGTTGATGCCTCCCTCTTTGACATCGAGGAGACAGAAGAGAATGGCATAGAGGTCCTCAAGTTGACCGCTAAGGAAGGCACTGTAGCCAAAAAACTCGAGTGCGATGAGGAAGTAATCTGGAGGAACTATAGAGGTTCATGTTTATCGGCCAAAATCTACTTTGATGAAGGTAAACCGGAACTGGCAACAGTGCAGTATAGGGAGAATGGCGGGGATCGCACTCTCTTTCTCTACCGCGATGGCAAAGAGTGGGACTCAAACGAGAAGGTATATGAAAGGAAAATGAAGGATTTGATAGAGAAACGCAAGCATAGAAATCCCGTTATTCTTGATCTTACCGATCCTGATATGACAAAGATGGACCTTTGTGGAGGCAATTCCTACGGAGTTTCCTTTAAGGAATACTCCCCAAACGACGACTTTTACATCTCTGCCGTATTATACGGCAAGGAAGAAGTCTGGGAAGCCTTTGGGGTGGAAAGATGTCTGGGTGCCAGGATTTCTACAAGGGGAGATTCAATGCTCCTCGCGTTGGAGGTCAAGGACGACCAACAGAAAATTCCCAAATGCTTTGAGAGAGTAGACGGAAGCTGGAAAGAGATTAGACTTAGGATGTTTAATGCGAGACTGCGAGAGTTGGAAAGGGGAACTAGACTTCGTTGCAAACTCGACCTACTCCGCCCAGACGAGGATATGATACAGAGCGTTATCCGTGATAATGGAGGACTTATATGCAGAAAGTACTTTCCAAAAGACTGTCCAGAGATCGAATCTGTTGTATTTCTCAAGGATTTACTCTGGGATGCCTCTGAAGGCGATACATGCACGAGTGTAACTGTAGTGGCAAACGGGGACGTAATTCTCCTAGACATTGGATTAGAGGACGCTCCAGTAGAAGTCAAGGGATTCAAGAAAGTAGGCGACTCTTTTAGAGAATTACCGACGGAGGAATGCTTCAAGAAGGCGGAGGAAATAAAGAAATTATTCCCCAACTCTGACCCATTCTCGGAGGAGATTCAAGAGTCCAAACCAACGAGTTCATTCGTCTCCAAGGTCGACTCATCCATATTCGAGGTAGAGGAAGTTGAGGAAGACGTTATGACAGTGCTTAAACTCACAGAAAAGAGCGCCAAGTCTACCAACACGCTTTTATACGACGGCCAAGTCGTTTGGAAAGGCAGGTACCCACACGACTCTTGTTCCTCAGCAACCCTTTATATAAAACCAAAGGGACCCGTAGGAGCTCTATATAGATTCAGGAGAGGTGAAAGACTGATGGAAGGATACCGTAAATTTGcagatggaaaatggacTGCAGTCAGCGGCGCCGAGTTTAAACAGttaatggaggaagataGAACAATTCTTTCACCCACTAAAGATACCGGAAGTGTCATTCCAACTACTTTGGACATCGCTAAACCGGACAGAAGAAACGTCGAGGTCACTGAGGAAGAAGGCGAGAACGGAGTCAAAAACAAAGACTATGACCCCGTGAACAGTAGTGAGATGATCTTAGCCGTAGTTGAGGCAGGTACAAGCGTCTGGAATGCCAAGGAAGGGGAGAGATGTACATTTGCGACACTCATAGCAAAGGGCTCCGCAGCTCTCCTTGCCCTGGGAATTCAGACCAACGGAGTCTCCAGCACATTGTACTTTGAGCAAAAGGGCAAGGAATGGAGAGATCTTACAGAAGATGATTATGATAGGAAGCTTCAGGAAATGAGAAACTCTGCACCTCCATCAGCAACTCTAGTGTAG